Proteins from one Desulfomonile tiedjei genomic window:
- a CDS encoding 2-dehydropantoate 2-reductase: protein MRIAMYGVGGVGGYFGWRLAQAGEDVVFVARGDQLKALKSTGLRVDTPDGNSSMLPVKAEEDPAGIGQVDAVILGVKAWQVSDAAHAIRPMIGPDTFVVPLQNGVDAPAELAKVLGPEHVFGGLCYIVALRVGLGHIRHAGMEPQVIFGELDNSLTERAKRLRTAFSNAGVKAEIPPDIRMAMWQKFLFIATLSGVAAVTRAPAGIVRSVPETRRMLERVAKEVTAVAKGLSVELSPDAVALTMTLIDNLPAGGTASMQRDIMEGRPSELASQSGAVARLGLEAGVPTPMNSFIYSALLPLEMRARGEIEF, encoded by the coding sequence ATGCGAATCGCAATGTACGGAGTTGGCGGTGTGGGGGGATACTTCGGCTGGCGACTGGCTCAGGCTGGAGAAGATGTGGTGTTTGTAGCGCGCGGAGACCAGTTGAAAGCCCTGAAAAGCACTGGGCTCAGGGTGGACACGCCCGATGGGAATTCTTCGATGCTGCCGGTCAAGGCGGAGGAAGACCCTGCCGGGATAGGGCAAGTAGATGCTGTGATCCTAGGAGTCAAGGCCTGGCAGGTCAGTGATGCCGCTCATGCGATACGTCCTATGATCGGCCCCGACACCTTTGTGGTACCGCTGCAAAACGGAGTGGACGCTCCGGCTGAGTTGGCCAAGGTGCTGGGACCGGAGCATGTTTTCGGCGGCCTGTGCTATATCGTGGCGCTTAGAGTAGGTCTCGGGCACATTCGCCACGCGGGTATGGAACCTCAAGTAATCTTCGGTGAATTGGACAACAGCTTGACCGAACGAGCGAAACGGCTCCGAACTGCATTCTCAAATGCTGGAGTAAAGGCCGAAATCCCGCCGGACATCCGTATGGCCATGTGGCAGAAGTTTCTGTTTATAGCCACATTGAGCGGCGTGGCCGCGGTGACCCGCGCCCCCGCCGGCATCGTACGAAGCGTTCCTGAAACGAGGCGCATGCTGGAACGCGTAGCAAAAGAAGTTACCGCGGTTGCCAAAGGGCTCAGCGTGGAACTGAGTCCAGACGCGGTGGCACTGACAATGACCTTGATCGACAACCTGCCTGCGGGGGGAACAGCCTCCATGCAGAGAGACATTATGGAAGGCCGACCCTCCGAGCTTGCGTCCCAAAGCGGCGCTGTAGCCCGCCTCGGCTTGGAAGCGGGAGTCCCCACGCCCATGAATTCCTTCATTTACAGTGCATTACTCCCTCTGGAGATGCGCGCCAGGGGAGAGATTGAGTTTTGA
- a CDS encoding PAS domain-containing protein — protein MADGEDSKRWLIDELTALRRSVSEIQDQLGGFAEEPSDEFSSGGEQLGGIPADSVGPSPDAPKSLEMYRSFFEHSPVALWCHDSSELKAYVDALKVSGIADLRAYFKDHPEGLAQSARKIRFVDANAAALKLFRAQSKETFFADFARVFGERARNCLVQFLTGIADGKVSGQRQVMLHALDGGEVYAWLRWCAVPGHEESLKMVLVSAIDLAAPRAGEPG, from the coding sequence ATGGCCGACGGGGAAGATTCCAAAAGATGGCTGATCGATGAGCTGACGGCCCTCCGCAGGAGTGTGTCGGAGATCCAGGACCAACTCGGAGGTTTCGCTGAGGAACCGAGCGATGAGTTCTCCAGTGGAGGGGAACAACTGGGCGGAATACCTGCCGACAGCGTTGGCCCATCCCCGGACGCCCCCAAAAGCCTGGAAATGTACCGGTCCTTCTTTGAGCACTCACCCGTCGCCTTGTGGTGTCACGACTCCTCAGAGTTAAAGGCGTACGTGGATGCATTGAAGGTTTCCGGGATTGCGGATTTGCGGGCGTACTTCAAGGATCATCCGGAAGGTTTAGCCCAATCCGCCCGGAAGATACGGTTCGTCGACGCAAATGCCGCTGCTTTGAAACTATTCAGGGCCCAGAGCAAGGAAACGTTTTTCGCGGATTTCGCCCGGGTTTTCGGCGAGAGGGCCCGTAACTGCTTGGTGCAATTCCTCACAGGAATAGCAGACGGCAAGGTTTCAGGGCAGCGACAAGTAATGCTCCACGCGCTGGATGGCGGCGAAGTCTACGCGTGGCTCAGGTGGTGTGCTGTCCCGGGCCACGAAGAGTCATTGAAGATGGTTCTGGTGTCCGCCATAGACTTGGCGGCTCCCAGAGCCGGAGAGCCTGGGTAG
- a CDS encoding response regulator, which translates to MRLNPKPVEILLVEDNPMDVIVTREALKEGKVCNNLSVVQDGEEAIEFLRRKGDYADAPRPDVILLDLNLPRKGGREVLSEIKNDPALQDIPVIVLTTSKAEEDVLDSYQLHANCFITKPVDLDQFTKVIKTIEGFWFEIVKLPPK; encoded by the coding sequence ATGCGTTTGAACCCCAAACCGGTGGAGATCTTATTGGTCGAAGACAATCCTATGGACGTAATAGTTACTCGCGAGGCCCTAAAAGAAGGAAAGGTCTGCAACAATTTGAGCGTGGTACAAGACGGCGAAGAAGCGATCGAGTTTCTCCGCCGCAAAGGGGACTATGCCGATGCGCCGCGGCCCGATGTGATTCTCCTGGACCTGAACTTGCCGAGAAAAGGCGGCCGTGAGGTCCTCTCGGAAATCAAGAACGACCCCGCGCTACAGGACATACCCGTAATCGTACTGACCACTTCAAAAGCGGAGGAAGACGTTCTGGACAGCTATCAGTTGCACGCGAACTGTTTCATTACGAAGCCGGTAGATCTCGATCAGTTTACCAAGGTGATAAAGACAATCGAGGGCTTTTGGTTCGAGATCGTAAAACTCCCGCCGAAATGA
- a CDS encoding transposase: MPNYRRQYFGTAWFFTVVTFRRSPLFGNETARACLLEAVDYCRERYPFVIGGWVLLPDHMHCIWHLEDRDTDFSRRWSIIKRKFTKAFRERGNQEPPFWQKRFWEHCIRDERDYENHLNYIHFNPVKHGYVRCPNEWQWTSFHSYVEKGVYLADWGSCVEIPLDIGNE, from the coding sequence ATGCCAAACTATAGACGACAATATTTTGGTACCGCCTGGTTTTTCACGGTCGTCACTTTCAGGCGAAGTCCCCTCTTTGGTAATGAGACGGCGCGTGCTTGCCTGCTCGAAGCTGTTGATTACTGCCGGGAAAGATACCCATTTGTCATCGGGGGCTGGGTGTTGTTGCCGGATCATATGCACTGCATCTGGCACCTCGAAGATCGGGATACTGATTTCTCGCGGCGGTGGAGCATTATCAAACGCAAGTTCACGAAGGCTTTTCGTGAGCGAGGTAACCAGGAACCACCCTTTTGGCAAAAGCGTTTTTGGGAGCATTGCATCCGTGATGAGCGAGATTACGAGAACCATTTGAATTACATTCACTTCAACCCGGTAAAGCACGGATATGTGCGGTGCCCTAATGAATGGCAATGGACGTCTTTTCACAGTTATGTCGAGAAAGGCGTATATCTCGCGGATTGGGGCTCGTGCGTCGAGATTCCCCTCGATATTGGCAATGAGTAG